A single region of the Triticum dicoccoides isolate Atlit2015 ecotype Zavitan chromosome 2B, WEW_v2.0, whole genome shotgun sequence genome encodes:
- the LOC119362521 gene encoding serine/threonine-protein phosphatase 6 regulatory ankyrin repeat subunit A-like isoform X1 has translation MADATKPLHPVLQAVDDGNLRLLKGTSNNQPLLLLLPLLSLVRTLRVPDRPETAGVVADDGIWSRALVLAAMNGRLDVCRCLVEDLRVDVNQRTFTGDTALAISAAYGTAAITKYLLDRGADPTLVGALWPPLHGAAMSGECEILELLLSAGIDVDCFDSVYGTPLHAAAAVGEDGAVNILLEHHADPNKILNLHSTPLNLSILFKSLECVKLLIKAGADVNKIDHNGYTYLMVAADICLPGIMKCLLDAGANPDIPDPFGTTAIEIAALRGRRDMVEMLFPLASTISTLPDWSVDGIICHVKSCGLPKDIHLCEKKRAELKLQATEAFKRKEHMIAVELYTCAMNFEPSAEDLAILLANRSLCLLRSGRGKDALSDATRCTMLRPLWPKGYYRLGAALMFLEDYEEASRAFADGLELDPANADIANALREAQEAVKNPPCTGELGCLSPLGIRRSR, from the exons atggcggatgcgacGAAGCCTCTCCACCCGGTCCTGCAGGCGGTTGACGACGGCAACCTCCGCCTCCTCAAAGGTACCAGCAACAACCAGCCCTTACTACTGCTCCTGCCCCTCCTGTCCCTAGTCCGTACCCTTAGGGTTCCTGATCGCCCAGAGACGGCGGGCGTCGTGGCGGACGACGGCATCTGGTCGCGCGCGCTGGTTCTGGCGGCCATGAATGGGCGGCTGGACGTCTGCCGGTGCCTCGTCGAGGACCTCCGCGTCGATGTCAACCAGCGCACCTTCACAG GTGATACAGCTCTGGCCATTTCTGCAGCTTATGGGACAGCTGCTATCACAAAATATCTTCTAGATCGTGGCGCTGATCCAACTTTAGTTGGTGCCCTGTGGCCACCTCTTCATGGTGCTGCAATGAGTG GAGAATGTGAAATACTAGAACTGCTGCTTTCAGCTGGAATTGATGTGGATTGTTTCGATTCTGTGTACGGGACCCCATTGCATGCTGCCGCtgctgttggtgaagatggcgcggTGAATATTTTGTTGGAGCATCATGCAGAT CCTAATAAGATTCTCAACCTTCATAGCACCCCGCTAAATCTGTCCATACTTTTCAAATCGCTGGAATGTGTGAAGCTACTCATTAAG GCTGGTGCTGATGTGAATAAAATTGACCATAATGGTTATACTTACCTGATGGTAGCAGCGGACATTTGCTTACCTGGTATCATGAAGTGCTTACTAGATGCTGGTGCTAACCCCGATATTCCTGATCCA TTTGGTACAACTGCAATTGAAATTGCTGCCCTCCGAGGCAGAAGGGATATGGTTGAGATGTTATTTCCTTTAGCTTCTACTATTTCAACGTTGCCGGATTGGAGTGTTGATGGAATTATTTGTCATGTGAAATCATGTGGTTTGCCGAAG GATATACATCTATGTGAAAAGAAAAGAGCTGAACTGAAATTGCAAGCTACAGAGGCTTTTAAGAGAAAGGAACATATGATAGCGGTAGAGCTATATACTTGT GCAATGAATTTTGAGCCAAGTGCAGAAGATCTTGCAATCCTCCTAGCAAATAGGAGTTTATGTCTGCTGCGCTCGGGAAGAGGAAAAGACGCGCTCTCCGATGCTACTAGGTGCACAATGTTGCGACCTCTCTGGCCCAAAGGTTACTATCGACTAGGGGCAGCCTTAATGTTTCTAGAG GACTATGAAGAAGCGTCTCGGGCTTTTGCGGATGGCTTGGAACTGGATCCTGCAAATGCTGACATTGCAAATGCTCTAAG GGAAGCCCAAGAGGCAGTGAAAAACCCTCCTTGCACCGGAGAGCTGGGGTGCCTTAGCCCACTTGGGATCAGACGTTCCCGGTGA
- the LOC119362521 gene encoding serine/threonine-protein phosphatase 6 regulatory ankyrin repeat subunit A-like isoform X2, producing the protein MADATKPLHPVLQAVDDGNLRLLKETAGVVADDGIWSRALVLAAMNGRLDVCRCLVEDLRVDVNQRTFTGDTALAISAAYGTAAITKYLLDRGADPTLVGALWPPLHGAAMSGECEILELLLSAGIDVDCFDSVYGTPLHAAAAVGEDGAVNILLEHHADPNKILNLHSTPLNLSILFKSLECVKLLIKAGADVNKIDHNGYTYLMVAADICLPGIMKCLLDAGANPDIPDPFGTTAIEIAALRGRRDMVEMLFPLASTISTLPDWSVDGIICHVKSCGLPKDIHLCEKKRAELKLQATEAFKRKEHMIAVELYTCAMNFEPSAEDLAILLANRSLCLLRSGRGKDALSDATRCTMLRPLWPKGYYRLGAALMFLEDYEEASRAFADGLELDPANADIANALREAQEAVKNPPCTGELGCLSPLGIRRSR; encoded by the exons atggcggatgcgacGAAGCCTCTCCACCCGGTCCTGCAGGCGGTTGACGACGGCAACCTCCGCCTCCTCAAAG AGACGGCGGGCGTCGTGGCGGACGACGGCATCTGGTCGCGCGCGCTGGTTCTGGCGGCCATGAATGGGCGGCTGGACGTCTGCCGGTGCCTCGTCGAGGACCTCCGCGTCGATGTCAACCAGCGCACCTTCACAG GTGATACAGCTCTGGCCATTTCTGCAGCTTATGGGACAGCTGCTATCACAAAATATCTTCTAGATCGTGGCGCTGATCCAACTTTAGTTGGTGCCCTGTGGCCACCTCTTCATGGTGCTGCAATGAGTG GAGAATGTGAAATACTAGAACTGCTGCTTTCAGCTGGAATTGATGTGGATTGTTTCGATTCTGTGTACGGGACCCCATTGCATGCTGCCGCtgctgttggtgaagatggcgcggTGAATATTTTGTTGGAGCATCATGCAGAT CCTAATAAGATTCTCAACCTTCATAGCACCCCGCTAAATCTGTCCATACTTTTCAAATCGCTGGAATGTGTGAAGCTACTCATTAAG GCTGGTGCTGATGTGAATAAAATTGACCATAATGGTTATACTTACCTGATGGTAGCAGCGGACATTTGCTTACCTGGTATCATGAAGTGCTTACTAGATGCTGGTGCTAACCCCGATATTCCTGATCCA TTTGGTACAACTGCAATTGAAATTGCTGCCCTCCGAGGCAGAAGGGATATGGTTGAGATGTTATTTCCTTTAGCTTCTACTATTTCAACGTTGCCGGATTGGAGTGTTGATGGAATTATTTGTCATGTGAAATCATGTGGTTTGCCGAAG GATATACATCTATGTGAAAAGAAAAGAGCTGAACTGAAATTGCAAGCTACAGAGGCTTTTAAGAGAAAGGAACATATGATAGCGGTAGAGCTATATACTTGT GCAATGAATTTTGAGCCAAGTGCAGAAGATCTTGCAATCCTCCTAGCAAATAGGAGTTTATGTCTGCTGCGCTCGGGAAGAGGAAAAGACGCGCTCTCCGATGCTACTAGGTGCACAATGTTGCGACCTCTCTGGCCCAAAGGTTACTATCGACTAGGGGCAGCCTTAATGTTTCTAGAG GACTATGAAGAAGCGTCTCGGGCTTTTGCGGATGGCTTGGAACTGGATCCTGCAAATGCTGACATTGCAAATGCTCTAAG GGAAGCCCAAGAGGCAGTGAAAAACCCTCCTTGCACCGGAGAGCTGGGGTGCCTTAGCCCACTTGGGATCAGACGTTCCCGGTGA